In the genome of Candidatus Margulisiibacteriota bacterium, the window AGGTTCGCGTAGAGCAGCCTCATTTAGCGGTATTGTAACAACAAACTTGCTTTCTGGCCATCATAATATTAAGATTAGCGCATGAACACCCCAGCCAGATACAGCCAGCAGATCGAACTGGAGCCGACCAACGCCTGCAACGCCAAATGCGTTTTTTGCCCGCGCAACGATCCGCGCGCCAAAGGGCTGATAAGCGAGGCAACCGTCCAGGCCGCGATCGACCTGGCTAAAGCGACCGGCATCAATGTGTTCAAGATCTCCGGTTTCGGCGAACCGCTCCTGCACCCGAAACTGCCGGCATTGCTCCGCCTGATCAAGCAGCAGGTGCCTAACGCCGCGATCCTCTTGATCACCAATGCTTCGCTGCTCAAGCCCCCGCTTTTTGCAGAACTGGCGGGACTGGTCAACAGGTATAATATCAGTTTTAACGGTTACGATCAGAAAAGCTATGAACAACTGATGGTCGGGCTGGATTTCCAGCAGACCCTGGACAATCTGCGTTACGCTGCCGCTAATAACCGGGGCCGGGCGAACATCCAGTTCACCCCGGTCATTAACAAGGCCTTTGGCCTGGCCGATCTGGAAAAGATGAAGGAACTGCTTACCGGACTCGGCTTCAACGCGGACAACTTCAAATTCCACCACATCATCACCACCCGCTCGCAAAAGCTGGCCGACAACGCGCTGGTGGACGAAGCCTTCCTGGCGGCGTCAAAAAAGAACGCCAGCGCTCCCGGCACCAAAGCGCTTTGTCTTACCCATCTGAGCACCCTATTCATTTCCTGGGAGGGCAATATCCATATTTGCTGCAACGATATCCACGGGGAGGCCGTGATCGGCCGGATCGCAGAGGTAAAAACACTGGACGACCTGATCGCCCTGGAAAAAAAGAACCTGAACGCCCGTTTCAGCGAGGCCTTTGACGTTTGCCGGCGCTGCGACGTCCCCGCGGTCAGGCCGCATCAAGTGATCAACGGCAAGACCTACACCGAAATGTCCTGACCCGGTCAGCTGCCTCGCCGGGCGGCTTTGGCTAACGCTTGTTCCATCTGTTTGATCAGCACCCGGACGTCGCGCTTGATGCCGCCCATCGCCTGGATCTGCTCCTGGAAATCCCCCTTGTAGATCTGCTCGACCTTCACTTTGGAAACTTCGGGATTCATATAATAATCCTTGAGCAGGAGCTGCCGGTAATACTTCTGCGCCATCGGTTTATTGCCCGCCTCGTAATAGGCCTTGCTCATCAGGTCGTCCGGATCGATCACGCTGGTCCCGATCAGCGACCGGAAGGTCGGCACGAAGATCCGGGTGACCGGGATGCCGAGCTGCGGGTTGGTCTTGTCGATAAAGATGACATCGTGGTTCTCCTTTTTCAGGATCTTGAGGAGCGCCAGGATCTCGTCGCGGATATCGTCGCGGCTCAGGTCGCGCATGTCCCGGAGCCAGATCGGCTTGTCCGGGCGGTCGAGCACCTCCGCGTTGTAATAAGTGAGGAAGCCATAATTCTTTTTCGGCAGTTTACTGATGATCAGCCCCCAGTTGAGCTTGAACTCGTTCTCCACGTTGGTCATCAGCGAATAACCCTCGAAATATTCCGACAGGGCGCGGATCAGCGCTTTTTCCGGGTCGGTGTGGGTGCCGTAACCGCACCCCCGGTAAGAAAGCTTGCCGCGCCGCTGCGGGTCGGTGCCGCAGACGCAAACGGTCGGGACACCCAAACTAAAGGAGATGTCCTTGATAATGAACTCGATCCCGTACGACCGGGCATTGGTCAGCGCCCGGACGGCCAGCGGATGCTTGACCGAGCGCAGGTCGATGTCGCGCGCGACTTGCCGCTCTTCGTAAAAGCGGTAGACGTTCTCCCGCTCGATCACTTCGCAGATCGCCTGGACGATCGCCTCTTCCATGGCGTTACCGGTCGCCAGGCCGTTGGAGGTTTCCGTGTAGTTGTACCAGCTGATCGGGTAATAGAACGGGCGGTGATCGTTGAGCGAGACCCCCTTGATCCATTTGAGCGGCATCGCCTTGACCTGCTCGAGCAGCTCCGCCCGGTTCGTCAGGTGGGGAAAACAGGCGAAAAAATAGCTTTCGTTGACGGTCGGGACGCTCCCCTTTTTGATCTCGTTGAACGGTTTGACGACGTAACCGTCGTAATGCTTGTAGTCGAAGTGGAGCCAGGAGTAGCGCTCGGCGAACTCCATGACCGCGCTCGCCTGCGATTGCTCCGGGGTTAAACCTTTGCCGCTGGCGGTCAACTGGTCGCTGACGCTGGAGAACGAATAAGCCCCTTCGATGACCGAGCTCCGCTGTTCCAGGTGGAAGCTGGAGAGGTCGAACTGTTTCTTCAGCTTTTCCACGGCCAGCCGGACCGTTTCGCTCGGCTTCACGACCTTGTCCTGGTCGTTCTTGTAATGCTTCAGGCAGCTTGCCAGCTGGTAATCAGACACGCTTTCTGCCTCCCTTTTTCGCCAACAGGATAAATTGCGCGCCGCGCCCCTTGACCCCCATATACGAGCTGCCTTCTTCCACGTACCCGGCCAGCATTGCCGGCGCCCGACCACATTCTATCATCCCGGACGCGATTTGTACCGCCTCTTCCAGCCGGCCGATCACCGTGACCGACGGCCCCCGCAACCCGTGGACGATCGAAACGGTGCCGGCCGCCAGGTTCAACACCGTGCTCGGAAAAAGGAGGGCCGATGCCAACCCGGGGCCGTGTTTTCCCAGATCGCGGATGAACTTTTCGGTACTAACCAGCGGGCCGGAGAGCGTGGCCAGCACGATCCCGGTCCCGGCCGGCAGTTTCTGCCGGCCGATCGCCCGGCCGGCGGCCGCTACGGCGTAACCGGTAAAACGGTCCATTTTCCGGAAACGCGGCAGTTTGCCGATCAGCCGCTTCAGATCGGCGCCCGGTTTAACCGTGCCGCTGGAACGCGATAACCGCATTGCTCCCTCCAAAACCGAAATTAGCCGAGAGGACCGCGCTCAACTTGGCGGCCCTCGCCTGGTTCGGCACGTAATCCAGGTCGCACGCCGGGTCGCGGCGGCGGTAATTGATCGTCGGCGGGATAAAGGAATGCCGCAAGGCGAGAACGGAAGCCACTGCTTCCACCGCCCCCGCCGCCCCCATCAGGTGTCCGACCATCGATTTAATCGAACTGACCGGCAGGTCATAAGCGGCCGGACCGAACGCGAGCTTCAGCGCGGCGGTCTCCATCCGGTCGTTCTGCGGCGTGCCGGTGCCGTGCGCGTTAAAATAGGAGACGTCCGTCTTATTCAACCTGGCATCCTTGAGCGCCAAGCTGATCGCCCGGGCGGCGCCGCGGCCGGTCGGTTCCGGGGCGGTCTCATGATAAGCGTCGGACGAAAGCCCGTAGCCGGCCACTGCGGCCAGGATCTCCGCGCCGCGCCGGCGGGCGTGTCCCTCTTCTTCCAACAGGAGAAAAGCCGCTCCCTCGCCGATCACCAAACCTTGCCGCTCCCGGTCGAACGGGCGGCAGCAGACGGGATCGAGGGAGCGCAAGGCGTGAAAACCGGCGAAAGTTAACAGGTTAAACGATTCGCAGCCGCCGGCCAGGACCGCGTCTTGTTCGCCCCGCCGGATCGTTTCGGCCGCCAGCGCCAGCGCTGTAGTCCCGGCGGCGCAGGCATTGGAAACGGTCAGCTGCCGGCCGGTCAAACTAAGCTGTTTGGCAAGGATCAGCGCGGTTGCGCCGGGATAAGTTTTCTTGGGCAGGTTTGCTGGACGGCGGCCCGACAAGATCGCCCGCTCCAGCGTCAGGATGCCGCCGCTGACCGTGCCGACCGAGATCCCCCACGGCCCCGGACCGATCCCCGAAGCGGTAACGGCTTCCCGGGCGGCAACCAGGGCTAACTGGCTGACTCGATCGAAGTCGGGAATAAGATTTGGCAGGCGGCGGACTTCGCCGCCGAGCCGGGAGCGCAGCCCTGTTGTGGGAAAAGAGGTGATCCGGCTGATGCCAGAGCGGCCCTGCCGCAGGGCGCGGAGAAAAGCGGCGGTGCCGGTCCCGTTGGGCGCGACCACGCCCAACCCGGTGATGACGACGCGGCGCCTCACTTCTGACCGGTCAATTTTTCCACGAACTCGGCCAGGGTGCCGACCGTTTTAAAGACCTGGTCGGGCTTCTTGAGGTTCTTGCCGTTGATCTTGACCTTGAACTCCCGTTCGATCGCTACGATGATCTCGAGCGAATCGACCGAATCGAGGCCGAGGCCTTTGCGGAAGAGCGGCTCGCTGTCGCCGATCTTCGCCGGATCGCGGTCCAGGTTCAGTTGGGTCACCAGCATCTTTTTCAATCTCTCTTTTACCGCCACATCGGCACCTCCGTGATGTTAAACCGTCAATCCGCCGTCAACCGCCAGGGTCTGTCCTTGGACGTAGGAAGCGTCGGGCGCGGCAAGAAAAGCGACGACTTTCGCCACTTCGTCCGGCCGCCCGGACCGCTCCAGCGGGATCATTTTTAGGTATTTCCCGGTCAATTTCCCGGTCAGCTCCGAATCGATCAGGCCGGGCGCGACCGAATTGACCCGGATATTATAACGAGAGACCTCTTTGACCAGCGACCGGGTCAAACCGGCGATCCCCGCTTTGGCCGCCGCGTAATTCGCCTGGCCTTCCACTCCCCGCAGGGCCGAGACCGAAGAAACGTTAACGATGGCGCCGCTTTTTTGGGCGATCATCGGCTTGAGCGCCGCCTGGCAGCAGTTAAAGACCCCTTTCAGGTTGACGTCCAGCACGCTGTCCCAATCGGCGTCCGACATTAAAAGGAGGAGTTTGTCCCGGACAATACCGGCATTGTTGATTAAAATATCGATCCGGCCAAAGCGCCGGAGGATCTGCGCGAACGCTTGAGCAACGGCCGCCGACCGTTCCACTTTAATTAACAACGGAAAAGCCCGGCCGCCGCCGGCCTTAATATCCTTGACTACCCGTTCCGCCCCTTTTTTATGGCGGCTAAAACCGACGACCACGACCGCCCCTTCCCTGGCCAGCTCACGGGCGATCGCGCCGCCGATCGCGCCGGAACCGCCCGTCACCACCGCTACCCGGTTTTTCAGCTTCATTTTAAGGAATAATATCGTAAATAGTTTGACTAAGCAACAAGGTTATGTTACCGTAGCGGCACTAAGTCTTGAGGAGGACAATCATGTGGCACAATTTCGGCAAATTCTGGACCAGGGTTTTTCTTCGGCTGACCCGGACAGCGGTCCGCGTTGAAGGCAAGAATAACATCCCGGCCGGTCCGGTCATTTACCTCCAGGACCCGGCGGAAGCCCGGGACGGCATGGCGACTCTCGGTTACTTGCCCGGCAAGTCCCACTTTATTTTTTCCTGCCGCCGCTTGGTCGTCCCGACCTTCGGTTTCTTGACGCTGGACCCGGAAAACCTCACCCTGATGCACGACGACGTCCTGGCGATCATCAACAAATTGCAGCGGGGGGAGAGCGTTATCTTCTTCACCGATAAGGGAGAGATCAAAGGCGGCGTGACGCTGATCGCGCTGGAGACCAAACTGCCGGTCGTGCCGGTTAAAGTGCTGCGGAGCGGCAGAGAGGTAACGATCAGGATCGGCAA includes:
- a CDS encoding radical SAM/SPASM domain-containing protein, which translates into the protein MNTPARYSQQIELEPTNACNAKCVFCPRNDPRAKGLISEATVQAAIDLAKATGINVFKISGFGEPLLHPKLPALLRLIKQQVPNAAILLITNASLLKPPLFAELAGLVNRYNISFNGYDQKSYEQLMVGLDFQQTLDNLRYAAANNRGRANIQFTPVINKAFGLADLEKMKELLTGLGFNADNFKFHHIITTRSQKLADNALVDEAFLAASKKNASAPGTKALCLTHLSTLFISWEGNIHICCNDIHGEAVIGRIAEVKTLDDLIALEKKNLNARFSEAFDVCRRCDVPAVRPHQVINGKTYTEMS
- a CDS encoding YcaO-like family protein translates to MSDYQLASCLKHYKNDQDKVVKPSETVRLAVEKLKKQFDLSSFHLEQRSSVIEGAYSFSSVSDQLTASGKGLTPEQSQASAVMEFAERYSWLHFDYKHYDGYVVKPFNEIKKGSVPTVNESYFFACFPHLTNRAELLEQVKAMPLKWIKGVSLNDHRPFYYPISWYNYTETSNGLATGNAMEEAIVQAICEVIERENVYRFYEERQVARDIDLRSVKHPLAVRALTNARSYGIEFIIKDISFSLGVPTVCVCGTDPQRRGKLSYRGCGYGTHTDPEKALIRALSEYFEGYSLMTNVENEFKLNWGLIISKLPKKNYGFLTYYNAEVLDRPDKPIWLRDMRDLSRDDIRDEILALLKILKKENHDVIFIDKTNPQLGIPVTRIFVPTFRSLIGTSVIDPDDLMSKAYYEAGNKPMAQKYYRQLLLKDYYMNPEVSKVKVEQIYKGDFQEQIQAMGGIKRDVRVLIKQMEQALAKAARRGS
- a CDS encoding beta-ketoacyl synthase N-terminal-like domain-containing protein, translating into MRLSRSSGTVKPGADLKRLIGKLPRFRKMDRFTGYAVAAAGRAIGRQKLPAGTGIVLATLSGPLVSTEKFIRDLGKHGPGLASALLFPSTVLNLAAGTVSIVHGLRGPSVTVIGRLEEAVQIASGMIECGRAPAMLAGYVEEGSSYMGVKGRGAQFILLAKKGGRKRV
- a CDS encoding beta-ketoacyl-[acyl-carrier-protein] synthase family protein; this translates as MRRRVVITGLGVVAPNGTGTAAFLRALRQGRSGISRITSFPTTGLRSRLGGEVRRLPNLIPDFDRVSQLALVAAREAVTASGIGPGPWGISVGTVSGGILTLERAILSGRRPANLPKKTYPGATALILAKQLSLTGRQLTVSNACAAGTTALALAAETIRRGEQDAVLAGGCESFNLLTFAGFHALRSLDPVCCRPFDRERQGLVIGEGAAFLLLEEEGHARRRGAEILAAVAGYGLSSDAYHETAPEPTGRGAARAISLALKDARLNKTDVSYFNAHGTGTPQNDRMETAALKLAFGPAAYDLPVSSIKSMVGHLMGAAGAVEAVASVLALRHSFIPPTINYRRRDPACDLDYVPNQARAAKLSAVLSANFGFGGSNAVIAFQRHG
- a CDS encoding phosphopantetheine-binding protein; translated protein: MLVTQLNLDRDPAKIGDSEPLFRKGLGLDSVDSLEIIVAIEREFKVKINGKNLKKPDQVFKTVGTLAEFVEKLTGQK
- the fabG gene encoding 3-oxoacyl-ACP reductase FabG yields the protein MKLKNRVAVVTGGSGAIGGAIARELAREGAVVVVGFSRHKKGAERVVKDIKAGGGRAFPLLIKVERSAAVAQAFAQILRRFGRIDILINNAGIVRDKLLLLMSDADWDSVLDVNLKGVFNCCQAALKPMIAQKSGAIVNVSSVSALRGVEGQANYAAAKAGIAGLTRSLVKEVSRYNIRVNSVAPGLIDSELTGKLTGKYLKMIPLERSGRPDEVAKVVAFLAAPDASYVQGQTLAVDGGLTV